Proteins from one Oryza sativa Japonica Group chromosome 12, ASM3414082v1 genomic window:
- the LOC4352834 gene encoding extensin: MEQRRVYEEVEPEVEWRQAGEEQDVVEIALPGFRKEQVRVQVDNHGMLRATGERPPAARGGRWVRFKKDLRLPDNCDADAVRARFDDHKLIITLPLVAAAVDVDESSATSPEFKTPPALSPVPPPPPPPRTRTRVEPPHRPPPVKPQPPPSLPPPPPPPPPPPPPRPPSVKPPVVQPKPQPPPSLQPPSPPPPPPTRPPSVKPPVVQPKPQPPPTLPPPSPPPPPPTVPPRTPGDTPAVVEPKPQPPPPPPRAPVKMPRVLEPKPSPPPPSPLPPPPEDYWSPTAVTPPEPTKPKPPPPSPPPPPQQPSQRYWTPPPAITPEPAKPAAGKPTSSSPPSTKDSPRPPLPAPSPAANGGDPRLPATTPLSKQKRKEEKREKEAQEMGRAGAAAAEEERPPATATASGGGRREAEERRLMVNMAAAAAVLVGIIVSVWRTLSS; this comes from the coding sequence atggagcagCGGCGAGTGTACGAGGAGGTGGAGCCGGAGGTGGAGTGGAGACAGGCCGGCGAGGAGCAGGACGTGGTGGAGATCGCCCTCCCGGGGTTCAGGAAGGAGCAGGTGAGGGTGCAGGTGGACAACCACGGCATGCTCCGCGCCACCGgcgagcggccgccggcggcgaggggggggaGGTGGGTGCGCTTCAAGAAGGACCTCCGCCTCCCCGACAActgcgacgccgacgccgtccgCGCCAGGTTCGACGACCACAAGCTCATCATCACGCtccccctcgtcgccgccgccgtcgacgtcgacgagtCCTCGGCGACGTCGCCGGAGTTCAAGACGCCGCCGGCTCTgtcgccggtgccgccgccgccgccgcctcctcgtacTCGTACGCGCGTTGAGCCGCCGCACCGTCCACCTCCGGTGAAACCCCAGCCGCCACCGTCattgccaccaccacctcctcctccgccgccaccgccgccgccacgtccaCCGTCGGTGAAGCCCCCCGTTGTGCAGCCGAAGCCACAGCCGCCACCATCATTGCAAccaccatctccgccgccgccgccgccgacacgtCCACCGTCGGTGAAGCCCCCCGTTGTGCAGCCGAAGCCACAGCCGCCACCAACATTGCCAccaccatctccgccgccgccgccgcctacagTACCACCACGAACTCCGGGGGACACCCCTGCCGTTGTCGAGCCAAAGccgcagccaccaccaccaccaccacgagcTCCGGTGAAGATGCCACGTGTTCTCGAGCCaaagccctcgccgccgccgccatcgccgctgccaccgccgccagagGATTATTGGTCTCCAACGGCAGTGACTCCTCCGGAACCAACAAAGCcaaagccaccgccgccatcgccgccgccgccgccgcagcaaccgTCACAGCGGTATTGGACCCCGCCTCCGGCTATCACCCCTGAACCAGCAAAGCCCGCCGCCGGCAAGCCGacatcctcgtcgccgccgagcacAAAAGactcgccacggccgccgcttCCTGCGCCAAGTCCAGCAGCAAACGGCGGCGATCCAAGGCTACCGGCGACTACGCCGCTTTCGAAGCAGAAGAggaaagaggagaagagagagaaggaggcgCAAGAAATGGGTCGAGCTGGAGCGGCagcagcggaggaggagcggccgccggcgacggcgacggcgagcggaggtgggaggagggaggcggaggagaggaggctgaTGGtgaacatggcggcggcggcggcggtgctcgtcGGGATCATCGTATCCGTGTGGCGCACCTTGAGCTCTTGA